A window of Ranitomeya variabilis isolate aRanVar5 chromosome 2, aRanVar5.hap1, whole genome shotgun sequence contains these coding sequences:
- the LOC143810055 gene encoding microtubule-associated serine/threonine-protein kinase 4-like encodes MAGFILDYLQVQALWRILHNNRPSTVLLPPDGVLSFTHRLVVQLVRNCLTKYQQGHLTSEYVTDLLQNIRTLVQQAEERSQYGDLAFIKQLADEVLSVLERPARSLERLETAEGEAKDGQHLIPGPCSDLIPDTTVLADPDSRICEIPEIQESVGSVIKSLTPTRKPHESDYETTKLIGSGHFGAIYLVHHKDSHQIFALKKMTKRNIDTPKKVKRAYLERDILTFTDCPFVVSMLCSFPTKSHLCMVMEYVGGGDCETLINTMGPLSVPLARLYFAEAVLAVEYLHSYGVVHRDLKPENLLITSSGHIKVTDFGLSKVGIMIPKTNIYKELAEDITREFMDHEMCGTPYYFAPEIILKEGYGRPVDWWSMGIILYEFLVGFLPFDGDSLTELYESVTNGGIIWDCDFAPPPDAQNLITELLRKKPADRLGTGGAFEIKGHPFLSDLDFGNLLSQKPEYIPQFATDVDTSLFINRQDIEEHLASEDEEGDTNEDNKSFEFQNFTSSSERLSKLCTITTRTMNDEDPKSPPQCTPASSTNISEIQKEPFCEPDRDDPISSLPFSSSLSETPAEEEVKSAINLSIKEENSENVKKGKKRRGSIFRRILSSCRRGLSRAARLFACCHSCPSVI; translated from the exons ATGGCTGGATTTATTCTAGATTATCTTCAGGTACAAGCACTATGGCGGATTCTTCACAACAATCGCCCTAGCACTGTGCTTCTACCACCCGATGGCGTCCTCAGCTTCACTCACCGGCTGGTGGTGCAGCTAGTAAGGAATTGCCTGACCAAATACCAACAAGGTCATCTTACCTCAGAGTATGTGACTGATTTACTTCAGAACATCAGGACATTAGTACAGCAG GCTGAAGAAAGATCTCAATATGGAGATTTGGCTTTTATTAAACAACTGGCCGATGAAGTCCTGTCTGTGCTGGAACGTCCGGCTCGCTCATTGGAACGCCTG GAAACAGCAGAAGGCGAGGCCAAAGATGGGCAGCATCTGATCCCGGGGCCGTGCAGCGATCTGATTCCAG ATACAACTGTGCTGGCGGATCCTGACAGTAGAATCTGTGAGATCCCGGAGATCCAAGAATCTGTCGGT AGTGTGATTAAATCATTGACCCCGACAAGAAAGCCGCATGAAAGCGACTATGAAACAACTAAACTGATCGGCAGTGGACATTTTGG GGCTATCTACTTGGTGCACCATAAAGACTCACACCAGATCTTTGCTTTGAAGAAAATGACCAAGCGGAACATAGACACTCCAAAAAAAGTGAAAAGGGCCTATCTGGAGCGGGACATCCTAACATTCACTGATTGTCCCTTTGTGGTCTCCATGCTTTGCTCCTTTCCAACTAAATCTCACTTGTGTATGGTCATGGAGTATGTAGGAG GTGGAGACTGTGAGACCCTTATAAACACCATGGGTCCTCTATCTGTCCCCTTGGCCCGCTTGTACTTTGCAGAAGCGGTCCTTGCTGTAGAATACCTCCACAGTTATGGTGTGGTGCACAGAGACCTGAAGccggaaaa CCTCCTGATTACATCTTCTGGACACATTAAAGTTACCGACTTCGGGCTTTCAAAAGTTGGTATCATGATACCAAAAACCAACATCTACAAGGAATTAGCGGAGGACATCACCAGAGAGTTCATGGACCATGAG ATGTGTGGGACCCCGTATTACTTCGCCCCAGAGATCATCCTGAAAGAAGGATATGGAAGACCCGTTGACTGGTGGTCAATGGGGATCATCTTGTATGAATTTCTCGTGGGATTTCTGCCATTTGATGGAGATTCCCTAACTGAGCTTTATGAAAGTGTTACCAATG GAGGCATAATTTGGGATTGTGATTTCGCTCCTCCCCCCGATGCGCAGAACCTAATTACTGAGCTGCTCAGAAAAAAGCCTGCAGATAGACTTGGGACAG GAGGAGCATTTGAGATCAAAGGCCATCCATTCCTGAGTGACTTAGACTTTGGCAACCTTCTAAGTCAGAAGCCGGAGTACATTCCTCAGTTTGCAACTGACGTGGACACCAGCTTATTTATCA ATCGCCAGGATATAGAAGAACATCTGGCCTCCGAGGATGAGGAAGGGGACACAAATGAGGACAACAAGAGCTTTGAGTTTCAAAATTTTACATCATCTTCTGAAAGGCTTTCTAAA CTCTGTACCATCACTACCAGAACAATGAATGATGAGGATCCCAAGTCCCCTCCACAGTGTACTCCAGCATCCAGCACAAATATATCAGAAAT ACAGAAAGAACCTTTTTGTGAACCTGATAGAGACGATCCTATAAGCAGCTTGCCATTCTCCTCCTCATTGTCAG AAACTCCAGCTGAGGAGGAAGTAAAATCTGCAATAAATCTGAGTATAAAGGAAGAAAACTCAGAAAATGTAAAAAAGGGGAAAAAGAGACGAG GTTCCATCTTCCGCCGGATCCTATCATCCTGCCGGCGCGGATTATCCAGGGCTGCTCGCTTATTTGCATGTTGTCACAGTTGCCCTAGTGTCATCTAA